CGGGGTTGAAAGTATCGAGCCAACGCCTGAGTGGAAGTGGAGCGTATTCCCTCTCTCCATTCGAGCCGTGGTATCTGTGCGGGGTGAGTATGAGTGGTCGCCGGGTTTGCCGGCCGCGTAGGCAAGGCCTCGCGGGTGCGGCGGCGCGTTCGCGCACAAGGTCGCACTCTTACGGTTCGTCGCCCTCGTACAGAAGTAGCACCTTGTGTTGGTCGCGCTCGTGGTAGGCGCGTCTCTCCTCCATGCTCGCCGCCGCCCCCGTGGAACTCTTGCGGGGTGAGCGACAGAGATGCGATGACGGTTTGGGAACTGCTCCGGGAGTACGCCGCGACACAGTCCGGGTCCTTCACCTCGCAAGAGGCGCTCTCATGGTTCCGTCGCCACGCGCCTGACAAGGCCAACGAACGGAACATCCGCACTCACATCCGCGGAGCCTCCTGGAACGTGGGTAACCGCCCGCAGTTCTCGACCAAGGAGCCGTTCCTTACCAAGCTCGACCGAGGTCTGTTTTGGCGAGCGCGTCTCGACGAGATCGAAGGCTGGCGGGCAGATGTACCCACTCCAACAGTTGAGCCGATGCCGGCTGCCCCGGCGGAGGGGCACTTAGTGTCAGAATGGCACACGGAGGACAATACCCAGCGCCTTCTCGTCGAATGGCTCGCTGGCGAGGGGTGGACTATCGCCCGAACGGCGAATAC
This window of the Georgenia yuyongxinii genome carries:
- a CDS encoding DUF7669 domain-containing protein; its protein translation is MSDRDAMTVWELLREYAATQSGSFTSQEALSWFRRHAPDKANERNIRTHIRGASWNVGNRPQFSTKEPFLTKLDRGLFWRARLDEIEGWRADVPTPTVEPMPAAPAEGHLVSEWHTEDNTQRLLVEWLAGEGWTIARTANTATREHGVDVVAEREGQRLGVEVKGYPSRFYVTGRKKGQVKTSTPKEQAKKWYAHALVPAIRLRTHEPDSVSVMCFPDSRVYRPLYADTALSLRAAGIDVWLVSQDGAVEILGQSSLPGERLDARVQFGL